The nucleotide sequence AGGGCCGCGTCGGCGCCCGAGGCGCGCCAGCTGTCGCCGTTGACGAAGACATGCCGCGCGTCGTAGAGCATGCGCGTGCGCGCATCCAGCGCGACGGCGCCCAGGCGGCGCGGCGGCCGCTGCGCCTCGAACCAGACCTGGGCCTTGGGCTCGGTGAGGTACTCGCCCAGCGCCCGGTCCAGGGCGGCGGGGGTCTTCAGCGCCGCGGCCACGGCCGCCTGCGCGAAAGCCGCCAGGGCTGGCGGGATGGCGCCCGGCGTGGCGGTCGCCGGCTGCGACGGGTCCCGGTACAGGCCCTGCGGGGCCGCGTCGCCGGGCTCCTCCGCCAGGCGCTGCAGCAGCTCGCGCGCCAGCTCGCCCTGCGCCGGCGAGCGGAAGCCGATCGAGTAGGTCTGGCACTCGCCTTCGGCGATGCCGTCGTGCGCATAGCGCGGCGGCAGGTACAGCATGTCGCCCGGCTCCAGCACCCACTCCTGCTCGGGTTCGAAGCGGGCCAGGATCTTCAGCGGCGCGCCGGGCTGCAGCGCCAGGTCGCGCTGGCGGCCGATGCGCCAGCGCCGCCGCCCCTGGGCCTGCAGCAGGAACACGTCGTAGCTGTCGAAATGCGGGCCCACGCCGCCGCCGTCGGTGGCGTAGCTGATCATCAGGTCGTCCAGCCGCGCCTCGGGCACGAAGCGGAACTGCTGCAAAAGCGCGTGCACGCCCGCATGGTGCAGGTCCACGCCCTGCACCAGCAGCGTCCATTCCGGGCGCGAGCGCGGCGGCAGGGCACGGCGCGTGAACGGCCCGCGGCGCAGGCGCCAGTCCCCGCCCCTGCGCTCGACCAGCCGCGACTCGACCTCCTCGCGCGCCGCCAGCCCGAACAGCGCATCGCGCTCGACCACGGCCTGCATGGCGGGGACGGCGCCGCGGATCAGCAGCGGCTTGCGCTGCCAGTGGCGGCGCATGAACTGCGCGGGCGTCAGGCCGCCCAGCAGGGTGATGGGTTGGTCTATGTCCATGGAAGAGATGTCAGCTGCGACAATTCTCCCCCATGGA is from Ramlibacter tataouinensis TTB310 and encodes:
- a CDS encoding cupin domain-containing protein; this translates as MDIDQPITLLGGLTPAQFMRRHWQRKPLLIRGAVPAMQAVVERDALFGLAAREEVESRLVERRGGDWRLRRGPFTRRALPPRSRPEWTLLVQGVDLHHAGVHALLQQFRFVPEARLDDLMISYATDGGGVGPHFDSYDVFLLQAQGRRRWRIGRQRDLALQPGAPLKILARFEPEQEWVLEPGDMLYLPPRYAHDGIAEGECQTYSIGFRSPAQGELARELLQRLAEEPGDAAPQGLYRDPSQPATATPGAIPPALAAFAQAAVAAALKTPAALDRALGEYLTEPKAQVWFEAQRPPRRLGAVALDARTRMLYDARHVFVNGDSWRASGADAALMRRLADRRRLAAAEVLRASAASQDLLRGWCEAGWLHPAQEA